In Ignavibacteria bacterium, one DNA window encodes the following:
- a CDS encoding response regulator transcription factor: MRILVVEDEKKVAKFIKKGLEEEHYAVDVVHDGDSAFQLAKSEPYDLFIIDIMLPKKDGISLVKELRARKVTIPILIVTAKTSVEDRVGGLDSGADDYLTKPFAMEELFARVRSLLRRGAAEKTPTLRVADLELDLVKHKAKRGEKMIELTAKEYSLLEYFMRNKNRTLSRTLISEHIWNYNFDTGTNIIDVYVNHLRQKVDNGFEKGLIHTVRGVGYMMKEPDEKM, from the coding sequence ATGCGCATTTTAGTTGTTGAAGACGAAAAAAAAGTAGCGAAGTTCATCAAGAAAGGACTTGAGGAAGAACACTACGCAGTGGATGTTGTTCACGATGGCGATTCTGCATTTCAACTTGCCAAATCTGAACCGTACGATTTGTTCATCATAGATATAATGCTTCCGAAAAAAGATGGAATTTCGCTGGTGAAAGAATTGCGAGCAAGAAAAGTAACGATTCCCATTCTCATCGTAACTGCCAAAACATCTGTCGAAGACCGTGTTGGCGGACTTGATAGCGGCGCTGATGATTATTTGACAAAACCGTTTGCAATGGAAGAATTGTTTGCACGCGTGCGCTCGCTTCTTCGCCGCGGAGCAGCAGAAAAAACTCCAACGCTTCGAGTCGCAGATTTGGAACTTGACCTTGTGAAACATAAAGCCAAACGCGGAGAAAAAATGATTGAACTTACTGCGAAAGAATATTCCCTCCTCGAATATTTTATGCGCAATAAAAATCGCACGCTTTCCCGTACGCTTATTTCTGAACATATTTGGAATTACAATTTTGATACGGGAACAAACATTATTGACGTTTATGTTAACCATCTTCGTCAAAAAGTAGATAACGGTTTCGAAAAAGGTTTGATACACACCGTTCGCGGTGTTGGCTATATGATGAAAGAACCCGATGAGAAAATGTAG
- a CDS encoding HAMP domain-containing protein: MKLHFSLRTKLTLWYALVLTVTLSLFGTAAYFYTKETISESLDVSLRSQVGWLRQYLQQRAEIKKKKKKSPPKKTLTPKNIVTKKDTVTTSPYLFEWTEADSIWYEIYEQAMRNPKKTFLYVKNNKGLVFYRSENLEPDDSLFIPRDTATFGDAVLTTYQTKNGEERRLAYAKDVNGEVWVAYPMQEIETILDNLFANLIFISPIAIVFSLIGGWFIARKSLRPIDEVIETAKKITASNLDQQIPHHSVDDEIGRLIATFNEMILRLRNSFELTQQFTMDASHELRTPLTIMRGEIEVALHNENLEEEHREILLSLLEETIRMNSIIEGLLLLSKSDLNMYKPSCEEVHLNELTSELFEDGELLAQTKHISIVLEQNDEIRLFGDKVRLRQLFLNLLDNAIKYTPENGKVILALYRLDGTAVFKIEDTGIGIPQNEVHKIFNRFYRVDKARSREMGGTGLGLSIAKWIVEMHGGRILVHSEVNSGTTFVIKFPLDNNSTIHSAINNP, encoded by the coding sequence ATGAAACTTCATTTTTCGTTACGCACGAAACTTACACTGTGGTACGCATTGGTACTCACAGTTACGCTTTCCTTGTTTGGAACTGCGGCATATTTCTACACAAAGGAAACGATTTCGGAATCGCTTGATGTTTCGTTACGCAGTCAAGTTGGATGGTTGCGTCAGTATTTACAGCAGCGTGCAGAAATAAAAAAGAAGAAAAAAAAATCCCCACCGAAAAAAACGCTCACTCCCAAAAATATTGTTACAAAAAAAGATACGGTAACAACTTCTCCGTATTTATTCGAATGGACAGAAGCGGATTCCATTTGGTACGAAATTTATGAACAAGCGATGCGGAATCCGAAAAAAACTTTTCTCTACGTGAAAAACAATAAAGGATTAGTTTTTTATCGCTCGGAAAATTTAGAGCCAGATGATTCACTGTTTATTCCACGCGACACAGCAACATTCGGAGATGCAGTTCTTACAACATATCAAACGAAGAACGGAGAAGAACGTCGTCTTGCATACGCAAAAGACGTCAACGGAGAAGTTTGGGTTGCATATCCCATGCAAGAAATAGAAACAATTCTTGATAATCTTTTCGCGAACTTAATCTTCATTTCTCCCATCGCCATTGTATTTTCACTGATTGGAGGATGGTTCATTGCAAGAAAATCATTACGCCCGATTGACGAAGTAATAGAAACGGCAAAAAAAATAACCGCTTCAAATCTTGACCAACAAATTCCGCACCATTCTGTTGATGACGAAATCGGAAGACTCATCGCAACGTTCAATGAAATGATACTGCGATTACGCAATTCATTTGAACTGACGCAACAATTTACTATGGATGCTTCGCACGAACTTCGTACTCCGTTGACTATTATGCGTGGAGAAATTGAAGTTGCATTACACAATGAAAACCTTGAAGAAGAGCATCGCGAAATTCTTCTCTCTCTTCTTGAAGAAACAATACGGATGAATAGTATTATTGAGGGACTTTTGTTGCTTTCAAAATCGGATTTGAATATGTATAAGCCGTCGTGTGAAGAAGTGCATTTGAACGAACTCACTTCAGAACTTTTTGAAGATGGTGAATTGCTTGCGCAGACAAAACATATTTCTATTGTGTTAGAACAAAATGATGAAATTCGTTTGTTCGGCGACAAAGTGCGGTTACGACAATTGTTTTTAAATCTCCTCGATAATGCGATTAAGTACACTCCCGAAAACGGAAAAGTAATTCTCGCACTGTACAGATTGGACGGAACGGCAGTATTTAAGATAGAAGACACTGGAATTGGAATTCCTCAAAATGAAGTGCATAAAATTTTCAACCGCTTTTATCGTGTTGACAAAGCGCGTTCAAGAGAAATGGGAGGAACAGGTTTGGGGCTATCTATTGCAAAATGGATTGTTGAAATGCACGGCGGAAGAATTCTCGTTCACAGCGAAGTAAATTCGGGAACAACGTTTGTTATAAAATTTCCCTTAGATAACAATTCAACGATACATTCTGCGATTAACAATCCTTAA
- a CDS encoding cysteine desulfurase has translation MQRIYLDYAATTPLDPEVFEAMKPYFNEKFGNASSIHSFGQEVKSALEESRTIIASSLSAIPSEIIFTSSGTEANNIALKGFAQHLRKQGKQHIIASPTEHHAVLNSCEYIKNTGIIVSYCSVNAFGEISFEEIQKLCTKQTGLIAIMHANNETGTIHSIEKIGAFAKQNGILFHTDAVQSFGKIPIDVSRMNIDTLAISAHKIYGPKGIGALYIRRGIEIEPLFHGGGQERGKRAGTEAVPLVIGFGKATMLMNQHREEEFLRMKLLKSLLKEKLVKEISPLFGNNILLFNGNDETSLSNILSISIDCSQISIDGEMLLLNMDMNGVAVSSGSACTSGSIEPSHVLLAMKRDIATTKATLRFSFGRWTSEQEILSAVAILKRSLVNLIHKKSTK, from the coding sequence ATGCAACGCATTTACTTAGATTACGCAGCAACCACTCCGTTAGACCCGGAAGTGTTTGAAGCAATGAAACCCTACTTCAATGAAAAATTCGGCAATGCTTCTTCGATTCATTCTTTTGGACAAGAAGTGAAAAGCGCACTTGAAGAAAGCAGAACAATTATAGCATCTTCTCTTTCGGCTATTCCATCTGAAATTATTTTTACTTCGAGCGGAACAGAAGCGAATAATATTGCACTTAAAGGTTTTGCACAACATTTACGAAAACAAGGAAAACAGCATATCATCGCATCACCAACAGAACATCACGCCGTGCTGAATTCGTGCGAGTATATAAAGAACACGGGAATTATTGTTTCGTATTGTTCGGTTAATGCATTCGGCGAAATTTCATTTGAAGAAATTCAAAAACTTTGCACAAAACAAACCGGTCTTATTGCAATTATGCACGCCAATAATGAAACCGGAACTATTCATTCAATTGAAAAAATTGGTGCATTTGCTAAACAAAACGGAATATTATTTCACACCGATGCAGTGCAATCGTTTGGCAAAATTCCTATAGATGTTAGTAGAATGAATATTGATACACTTGCCATTTCTGCACATAAAATTTATGGTCCCAAAGGAATCGGCGCATTGTATATACGTCGGGGTATTGAAATTGAACCGTTGTTTCACGGAGGAGGACAAGAACGAGGAAAACGCGCGGGAACGGAAGCAGTTCCACTCGTGATTGGTTTCGGAAAAGCAACGATGCTGATGAATCAACATCGTGAAGAAGAATTTCTTCGAATGAAATTATTGAAATCTCTGTTGAAAGAAAAACTCGTTAAAGAAATTTCTCCATTGTTTGGAAACAACATTCTTCTATTCAATGGAAACGACGAAACTTCATTGTCAAATATTCTCAGTATTTCGATTGATTGTTCGCAAATAAGCATCGATGGTGAAATGCTCCTCTTGAATATGGATATGAACGGTGTAGCAGTTTCCAGTGGTTCTGCATGCACATCTGGTAGTATTGAACCATCGCACGTTTTGCTTGCAATGAAACGAGATATAGCAACAACAAAAGCAACATTGAGGTTTTCCTTCGGTCGCTGGACAAGCGAACAGGAAATTCTTTCTGCGGTTGCAATTTTAAAACGTTCACTCGTAAATCTTATTCATAAAAAAAGCACGAAATAG
- a CDS encoding redoxin domain-containing protein, protein MTQKTYWYLFIISLILFNGCASDALQPGETAPDVTLKNQAGNEVSLSDYKGSYVIVAFYGRSNNKNSVIHLKNFELDFSFYRQSRMTVIGINSEREEVIRNFYFKNNFSFDLLCDKKKVAMKAYGVSGGLGGTDRITFIIAPNQKIVSVIESDEVDEHREELHNEVKKIVEE, encoded by the coding sequence ATGACTCAAAAAACATATTGGTATTTATTCATAATCTCATTGATATTATTCAATGGTTGCGCAAGCGATGCGTTGCAACCAGGAGAAACAGCACCGGATGTTACTCTTAAAAATCAAGCAGGAAATGAAGTATCGCTTTCCGATTACAAAGGAAGTTACGTGATTGTGGCTTTTTACGGAAGAAGTAATAATAAAAATTCCGTTATTCACTTAAAAAATTTTGAATTGGATTTTAGTTTCTATCGTCAATCGAGGATGACAGTGATTGGAATAAATTCAGAACGAGAAGAAGTAATTCGCAATTTTTATTTCAAGAATAATTTTTCGTTTGATTTACTTTGCGATAAGAAAAAAGTTGCGATGAAAGCGTACGGCGTTTCGGGTGGATTAGGCGGTACAGACCGCATTACGTTTATCATTGCTCCGAATCAAAAAATCGTGAGTGTCATTGAATCGGATGAAGTTGACGAACATCGTGAAGAGTTGCACAACGAAGTTAAAAAAATTGTTGAGGAATAA